From the Pseudarthrobacter sp. MM222 genome, one window contains:
- a CDS encoding sugar phosphate isomerase/epimerase family protein, producing MKLGVYNAILHDRPLPEALKVIANLGLTGIEINTGGFLPAVHVPNMDQILESDAARDDYLAIFEDTGVSIAGLNCNGNPLHPKREIGEKHAEDIRRSIRLAERLGQDRVVTMSGLPGGEPGATTVNWVVNAWNSAALDVLDYQWGVAADFWNETDRLAADHGVKVALELHPQNIVFNTADVHKLIELTGATHVGVELDASHLFWQQMDPVAVVRELGPLVFQAAAKDVRVNTANAALYGVLDNSFRRLSPDENRTNLGGDEWANEWPKDSAWDFVALGRGHDTAYWAEFLRALYEVDPDMLVNIEHEDVSLGRIEGLQVAAKVLRDADAALSASLHLTN from the coding sequence ATGAAACTCGGTGTCTACAACGCAATCCTGCACGACCGGCCCCTTCCCGAGGCCCTGAAAGTCATTGCCAACCTGGGGCTGACCGGCATCGAAATCAACACGGGCGGATTCCTGCCGGCCGTCCACGTCCCCAACATGGACCAGATCCTCGAAAGCGATGCGGCCCGCGACGACTACCTCGCCATCTTCGAGGACACCGGAGTCTCGATCGCCGGCCTGAACTGCAACGGCAACCCCCTGCATCCCAAGCGTGAGATCGGCGAGAAACACGCCGAGGACATCCGCCGTTCCATCCGGCTGGCGGAGCGGCTTGGACAGGACCGCGTGGTCACCATGTCCGGCCTGCCCGGCGGCGAACCCGGGGCCACCACGGTCAACTGGGTCGTCAACGCCTGGAACTCCGCGGCCCTGGACGTGCTCGACTACCAGTGGGGCGTCGCGGCCGACTTCTGGAACGAAACTGACCGCCTCGCGGCCGACCACGGCGTGAAGGTGGCCCTCGAGCTGCATCCGCAGAATATCGTGTTCAATACCGCCGACGTCCACAAGCTCATCGAGCTCACAGGCGCCACCCATGTCGGCGTCGAACTGGACGCCTCGCACTTGTTCTGGCAGCAGATGGACCCGGTCGCCGTGGTCCGCGAGCTCGGTCCGCTGGTCTTCCAGGCAGCCGCAAAGGACGTCCGCGTCAACACGGCGAACGCCGCGCTCTACGGTGTCCTCGACAACAGCTTCCGCCGGCTCTCTCCGGACGAAAACCGCACCAACCTCGGCGGCGACGAGTGGGCCAACGAATGGCCCAAGGACTCCGCGTGGGACTTCGTGGCGCTCGGGCGCGGGCACGACACCGCCTACTGGGCCGAGTTCCTTCGCGCGCTGTACGAGGTGGACCCCGACATGCTCGTCAATATCGAGCACGAGGACGTCTCCCTCGGCCGGATCGAGGGCCTCCAGGTGGCGGCCAAGGTCCTGCGGGACGCCGACGCAGCCCTCTCGGCGTCGCTGCACCTAACAAACTGA
- a CDS encoding Gfo/Idh/MocA family protein: protein MRIGLVGYGAGGRYFHAPFIEAADGVELAGVVARSPDKRAEVAADFPGLPVYASLTELLDAGVDAVTITTFPHTRQELVLEAIAAGVHVVADKPFASDAASARELADAARRAGVVLNVYHNRRRDADILTLAGVIAAGELGDVWRVHSIMDQDGAATLETGTAGGLLRDLGSHLVDQMLWLLGPATHVYGALDWTDRFGETTDCGFFVTLTHASGAVSTVSASKLNHSTTRELRAYGSAGSYIASGADVQAEALAAGRRPGLEPATWGIDVPENWGTLAVAGGRAQVASAQGNYAGFYTEFARAIRDGGPGPVPAEEGVQTLEVLDAARLSARENRAVELGGPALE, encoded by the coding sequence ATGCGCATCGGACTTGTCGGTTATGGAGCCGGCGGCAGGTACTTCCACGCCCCCTTCATCGAAGCGGCCGACGGCGTCGAACTCGCCGGAGTCGTGGCACGGTCGCCGGACAAACGAGCGGAAGTCGCCGCGGATTTCCCTGGCCTTCCCGTCTATGCCAGCCTGACGGAGCTGCTCGACGCCGGCGTGGACGCCGTCACCATCACAACGTTCCCGCACACACGCCAGGAACTGGTGCTGGAGGCCATCGCGGCCGGCGTACACGTCGTGGCGGACAAACCGTTCGCCTCCGACGCCGCCTCGGCCCGGGAGCTTGCCGATGCGGCCCGGCGCGCGGGCGTGGTCCTGAACGTTTATCACAACCGCCGCCGCGACGCCGATATCCTCACGCTGGCCGGCGTCATCGCCGCGGGCGAACTCGGGGACGTATGGCGGGTCCACTCGATCATGGACCAGGACGGCGCCGCCACCCTCGAGACCGGGACCGCCGGCGGGCTCTTGCGCGATCTGGGTAGCCACCTCGTGGACCAGATGCTGTGGCTGCTGGGCCCGGCAACCCACGTCTACGGTGCCCTCGACTGGACAGACCGCTTCGGCGAGACCACTGACTGCGGCTTCTTCGTGACACTGACGCACGCGTCCGGAGCCGTCTCCACGGTCTCCGCCAGCAAACTCAACCACTCCACCACGCGTGAACTGCGCGCTTACGGCAGCGCCGGCAGCTACATTGCCTCGGGCGCCGACGTCCAGGCCGAGGCCCTGGCCGCGGGCCGCCGCCCGGGCCTGGAGCCGGCCACGTGGGGGATCGATGTACCGGAAAACTGGGGGACCCTCGCGGTAGCCGGGGGCCGCGCCCAGGTGGCCTCGGCGCAGGGCAACTACGCAGGGTTCTACACCGAGTTCGCCCGCGCCATCCGGGACGGAGGGCCCGGACCGGTGCCGGCCGAGGAGGGCGTGCAGACCCTTGAGGTCCTCGACGCGGCCCGGCTCAGCGCCCGGGAGAACAGGGCGGTGGAGCTGGGCGGACCGGCTCTGGAGTAG
- the tgt gene encoding tRNA guanosine(34) transglycosylase Tgt, which translates to MPAIPEPAAPPLQPARQSEFSFRVGKRLSESCSPSSAQLAENGGPFLGRTGTISTPHGEIQTPAFIAVGTKATVKSVLPESIAELGAQAVLANAYHLYLQPGADILDEAGGLGAFMNWQGPTFTDSGGFQVMSLGSGFKKVIDMKTAPVADTAVPDDAVAPGKERLAHVDEEGVWFKSHLNGDRHRFSPEISMSVQHQIGADIMFAFDELTTLQNSRGYQEESLERTRRWAERCITEHFRLTSERGGKPYQALFGVIQGAQYEDLRRKACRDLGAMNFDGFGIGGALEKENLGTIVRWCNEELPENKPRHLLGISEPDDIFTAIENGADTFDCVSPTRVARNSAFYHPTGRYNLSGAKYKRDFGPLQDGCDCYACLNYSRAYIHHLFKAKEMVSATLISIHNERFVVKMVDDARLAIEAGNFFEFKAETLAQYYS; encoded by the coding sequence GTGCCAGCCATTCCTGAACCAGCCGCGCCGCCGCTCCAGCCTGCCCGGCAATCCGAGTTTTCCTTCCGCGTGGGCAAACGCCTGAGCGAGAGCTGCTCGCCGTCGTCCGCCCAGCTGGCCGAGAACGGCGGCCCGTTCCTGGGCCGCACGGGCACCATCAGCACGCCGCACGGCGAGATCCAGACCCCCGCCTTCATCGCGGTCGGCACCAAGGCCACGGTGAAATCGGTGTTGCCGGAATCCATTGCCGAGCTGGGGGCGCAGGCCGTGCTGGCCAACGCCTACCACCTGTATCTGCAGCCGGGCGCGGACATCCTGGACGAAGCCGGTGGGTTGGGCGCGTTCATGAACTGGCAGGGCCCCACCTTCACCGATTCCGGTGGATTCCAGGTGATGAGCCTCGGATCGGGCTTCAAGAAGGTCATCGACATGAAAACTGCGCCAGTTGCGGATACCGCGGTCCCCGACGACGCCGTGGCGCCCGGCAAGGAGCGGCTGGCGCACGTTGACGAGGAGGGCGTGTGGTTCAAGAGCCACCTCAACGGGGACCGGCACCGCTTCAGCCCGGAAATTTCCATGAGCGTCCAGCACCAGATCGGCGCCGACATCATGTTCGCCTTCGACGAGCTGACCACGCTGCAGAACTCCCGCGGCTACCAGGAGGAATCCCTCGAACGCACCCGGCGCTGGGCCGAGCGGTGCATCACGGAACACTTCCGGCTCACGTCGGAGCGCGGCGGCAAGCCGTATCAGGCATTGTTCGGCGTGATCCAGGGCGCCCAGTACGAGGACCTGCGCCGCAAGGCCTGCCGGGACCTCGGCGCCATGAACTTCGACGGCTTCGGCATCGGCGGGGCGTTGGAGAAGGAGAACCTCGGCACCATCGTGCGCTGGTGCAACGAGGAGCTGCCGGAGAACAAGCCGCGGCACCTGCTGGGCATTTCCGAACCGGACGACATTTTCACCGCGATCGAGAACGGCGCGGACACCTTCGACTGTGTCTCCCCCACGCGGGTGGCCCGCAACTCGGCGTTTTACCACCCCACCGGCCGCTACAACCTCTCCGGCGCCAAGTACAAGCGCGACTTCGGCCCGCTGCAGGACGGCTGCGACTGCTACGCCTGCCTGAACTACTCCCGGGCCTACATCCACCACCTGTTCAAGGCCAAGGAGATGGTCTCGGCCACCCTGATCTCGATCCACAACGAGCGCTTCGTAGTGAAAATGGTCGACGACGCCCGGCTCGCCATCGAGGCCGGCAACTTCTTCGAGTTCAAGGCCGAGACCCTGGCGCAGTACTACTCCTAG
- a CDS encoding SRPBCC domain-containing protein, whose product MTNNLSVVINSDAQQVWTMLREPSKVAQWHGWQADDQAAEINEIYFSPNVVEGADHTSLVVDGGDVFTLKPVSTGTEVSVTRAAIDHNSEWAAWDEDITQGWLTFLQQLRFALERHPHGKRRTFFFSVPGTEGSVIEKLGVDDVPAPGEPYSLTLATGEEITGKVWFRSNHQVGLTVHDYAEHGEGLVIVADQPSIPDIRPDGGSLVIVSTYDLGAHRLEDVRKHWDKWRAENYPTSDPLH is encoded by the coding sequence ATGACGAACAATCTGAGCGTTGTGATCAACTCCGACGCGCAGCAGGTCTGGACAATGCTGCGCGAACCGTCCAAGGTGGCACAGTGGCACGGCTGGCAAGCTGATGATCAGGCCGCCGAGATCAACGAGATCTACTTCAGCCCCAACGTGGTCGAAGGCGCGGACCACACCTCCCTCGTGGTCGACGGCGGCGACGTCTTCACGCTGAAACCCGTCTCCACCGGCACCGAGGTCAGCGTCACCCGCGCCGCGATCGACCACAACTCCGAGTGGGCCGCCTGGGATGAGGACATCACCCAGGGCTGGCTGACCTTCCTTCAGCAGCTCCGCTTTGCCTTGGAGCGGCATCCCCACGGAAAGCGCCGCACGTTCTTCTTCTCTGTTCCCGGCACCGAAGGCTCGGTCATCGAGAAGCTGGGCGTCGACGATGTGCCGGCGCCGGGCGAACCCTATTCTCTGACCCTGGCCACCGGCGAGGAAATCACCGGCAAGGTGTGGTTCCGGAGCAACCATCAGGTGGGTCTGACGGTTCACGACTACGCCGAGCACGGCGAAGGGCTCGTGATCGTGGCGGACCAGCCGTCCATCCCGGACATCCGGCCCGACGGCGGCTCCCTCGTGATCGTTTCGACCTACGATCTGGGCGCCCACCGGCTGGAGGACGTTCGGAAGCACTGGGACAAATGGCGGGCTGAGAACTACCCCACATCCGACCCGCTGCACTAA
- a CDS encoding DUF6707 family protein, whose protein sequence is MTHPRASRNYSAQQAGSLRTGDHLLLPDGKRSAEIQRVDVETDDFGTPALVLATLTGGGMLRIAAGSAVTVLAAPEDVAAASEASEASARGDRPAAGQSPAQGDGRAEAPGRIAGGSGTVDDGTGSAGSVNDGTGSAGRVKEDAAEGAPTPESPAVAAGNPPAAPAVVVPPLPASPPAASGPSEEDLALIPSTEGTSESVVAAAAEAHPDAVGVQLLAERLAKGINPKSGSCLKDLSDLAHELFILRKDAENALAVADLLNVLPFDGNPGRWASVEAALALSSYICRSLGQEERASVYEKFLRTPDTMETDPFKARINAKVRQRSLNEPNLYDKEIFRSIDNSNPDAEREWRLLRLEALMFLRAHGGSETIGAPELERRIGNELESVRA, encoded by the coding sequence ATGACCCACCCGCGAGCCTCCCGGAACTACAGCGCACAGCAGGCTGGATCTCTGCGGACCGGCGACCACCTGCTCCTTCCGGACGGCAAACGCTCCGCAGAGATCCAGCGTGTGGACGTCGAAACGGACGATTTCGGCACCCCCGCGTTGGTCCTCGCGACCCTGACCGGCGGCGGAATGCTGCGCATCGCTGCCGGTTCCGCCGTCACGGTCCTCGCTGCCCCCGAGGACGTAGCCGCGGCTTCCGAGGCGTCCGAGGCTTCCGCTCGCGGCGACCGTCCCGCCGCAGGCCAAAGTCCCGCCCAAGGGGACGGGCGCGCGGAGGCTCCGGGCCGCATCGCCGGCGGCAGCGGCACCGTCGACGACGGCACCGGCAGCGCTGGCAGCGTCAACGACGGCACCGGCAGCGCTGGCAGGGTGAAGGAAGACGCCGCAGAGGGCGCCCCCACTCCGGAATCCCCCGCTGTAGCCGCCGGCAATCCCCCGGCGGCGCCCGCCGTCGTCGTTCCTCCCCTGCCTGCTTCGCCGCCGGCAGCGAGCGGCCCAAGCGAGGAGGACCTGGCACTGATCCCGTCTACCGAAGGAACATCGGAGTCCGTGGTGGCAGCGGCGGCGGAGGCACACCCGGACGCCGTGGGCGTGCAGTTGCTCGCCGAGCGGCTGGCCAAGGGCATCAATCCCAAGTCCGGCAGCTGCCTCAAGGACCTCAGCGATCTGGCGCACGAGCTGTTCATCCTCCGCAAGGACGCCGAGAACGCCCTCGCCGTCGCCGACCTGCTCAACGTCCTGCCCTTCGACGGGAACCCCGGCCGGTGGGCATCGGTGGAGGCGGCCCTGGCCCTCTCCAGCTACATCTGCCGCAGCCTCGGGCAGGAGGAACGTGCCAGCGTCTACGAGAAGTTCCTCCGTACGCCGGACACCATGGAAACGGACCCGTTCAAGGCCCGGATCAACGCCAAGGTGCGGCAGCGCTCGCTCAACGAACCGAACCTGTACGACAAGGAAATCTTCCGCTCGATCGACAACTCGAACCCGGATGCGGAACGGGAATGGCGCCTGCTGCGGCTGGAGGCGCTGATGTTCCTGCGCGCGCACGGAGGCTCGGAGACGATCGGGGCTCCGGAGCTGGAGCGCCGGATCGGCAACGAACTCGAGTCTGTCCGCGCCTGA
- a CDS encoding NUDIX hydrolase family protein, with amino-acid sequence MNVRTPDPNPGWLSEDDLFEARGRLPMVYVEAVPVRLDPLGFVNEVGTLLQADEDGNMIRSLVSGRVLYRETIRAALLRHMEKDLGPLAFPQLPISPVPFTVAEYFPAPSHTGFTDDRQHAVALAYIIPVTGECTPRQDALELTWMTPQEVMSSDVQLEFSGGRGALIRQALAFAGVGN; translated from the coding sequence ATGAACGTTCGCACTCCTGACCCGAATCCCGGCTGGCTCTCCGAAGACGACTTGTTCGAGGCGCGGGGGCGGCTGCCGATGGTCTACGTCGAGGCCGTCCCAGTTCGGCTGGATCCGCTCGGGTTTGTGAATGAAGTCGGCACGCTGCTGCAGGCCGACGAGGACGGCAACATGATCCGGTCCCTCGTGTCCGGCCGCGTGCTCTACCGCGAGACCATCCGCGCCGCGCTCCTGCGGCACATGGAGAAGGACCTCGGCCCGCTGGCGTTCCCGCAGCTGCCCATCAGCCCGGTCCCGTTCACCGTTGCCGAATACTTCCCCGCCCCGTCCCACACCGGATTCACGGACGACCGCCAGCACGCTGTCGCGCTGGCGTACATCATCCCGGTCACCGGTGAATGCACGCCGCGGCAGGACGCCCTCGAACTCACCTGGATGACCCCGCAGGAAGTGATGAGCTCGGATGTGCAGCTCGAATTCAGCGGCGGCCGCGGGGCGCTGATCCGTCAGGCACTGGCCTTCGCAGGCGTCGGCAACTGA